From the genome of Solanum pennellii chromosome 6, SPENNV200:
GTTATACACTAAATTACAAGTCGATTTATTATTTGACATTTttgtagaaaaatattttcttcattgaaATGCATAACTTTCTAATTTTATACAATAGAAAGCAACCCTCTCAATCCATAAATATAAGAAGGAAAATAGACTCTTTAAGAAAGCACactcatttattattattgaaccACCTAAAGATATTTATTGTACTTATTTGACAAAATCTAAACATCttcatcaattaataactttttttttatttggtgtcTTGATATTCATATTAGAACATGCTTAAATTTAAATTCgcataaaaaaaatctcatattgGGATGAAAAGTTCTTTAACAACGACGATTTCATACCCAggaaaattcaaacataaaatctccaattaaaaaaaaatatttatcactctACCACGATCATAACTCTCCtattaataatcaattaataacatTACTTTTATAGAACAAAATACGTTGGAGATGGGGTCCATATATAACGTGAGGAGTTGTAGGCCTTTCAGAGGTAGGTTAAAAAGAATAAGaggaattaaattaaaaaaatatttttctttaaataaaatttacaccataaaaaagtttaaaataattgaaactcCATACGAATATGAAAACAATTACCATATTACCTATTTACTTTTTTCTAAAGCATATGATAAAATTGTCACCTgataaaattaaagataaaagaaaatcaacaattttaataaattgtgCTTTATTGGGTGATGGCgaattttacatttaaatttacatgaaaataatatcagaaaaaggaaaatactaGTTAAAGTTATTCTCTCCttccacttttaattgtcattgttttattttagagttaaattataagGACTTTTGCTAATATTTTACGTTAGATTTTTTCATCATGTTGATATGCAagaaattgcaatttatagtactttccGTAAATTTGAATatcgatttttttttgtttaaactatcaaattaatgtaattcaatttaaatttaaaaattagtcaaattaaattttagaaaacacAATATAACAGAGTTTTTGGCTAAAACATTCTTTAACTATACcccaaacttaaactacattcttaaagtatcatttctagcagaaaacatcctttaactataccccaaacttaaactacatccttataGTATCATTCTTACCATAAAACAtctttcaagtattttaaagtgGACAATTTTTATCCTTCTACTTGAATTTCTCGTAAAACTATCCCATATATCACGCAAAAATTAAGTCGGATATGCCAAGAATATTATAGTGaacttttttcattcatttttcatgtaatattaattaaaaatattattagtttaattatgtttcttctCAGTTGAATATGCTAGAAGCGACATTTGTTGTAGACTTCCGCTTCTAATAATGTAGAATGAAACTCAAATACGAGACATAACCAATATTTTGGTCACTTCAATATTAGATTGACctaaaaatttattgatttaattggttaagaaaaagataaaaataattaaagtccAACTTCTTTCCGTTACGAAAAAAGCAAATTATGTAAGCTCACACCTTCCAATCATTTTTAGTTTCCATAAGCAACAATgtctaagattttttttatatttttcaataacttCTTTTCGCAAGTAATGTGATTATGCAGAATAACTTTTGTTGATAGTCCTACGTTAACTGTTCATGTTTTCGTAAGATCCATTAGTTTTTTTGACATATCTACTTGTTCACTTACAAATACTTAAAGAATGTTTTCTGCTAAAAGatatactttaaggatgtagtttaagtttggagtatagttaaaggatgttttctgcTAGTTGATACTTTAATGATGTAATTTAAATTTaggatataattaaaaaatatttttgaccaaaaactcTAATATAACAACTAAAAGTGAGCAAAGGGAGTATCTTTAAATTTCCAATATTCAACACTTGTGTCAAGGGTTTTAATTAACCGTacttatattgaatttaatggATCTAGTTTGATCCCATGCTCGAGAACTTAAATTGATCTTAGACGTAATAAATAATATCACCAACAAATTAGACCATTAAAATAAACTCGTTTTTTAAACGTGGAAACTAACAGTAATTCAAATTACACACGTAAATGTTAACTTCGATGTATGaaagactttttgattattaccagtgatttattaatttagtatttcagtgattatttttactatttattattgtAGAAGATAATTTCTTTTGATGTCATAGGAACCTTATGTATATGTttgcaagaaaaagaaatttttgatgAATACAAATAAGGGAACCTATCCTATTTTTAAAATCctattttaacatataaaatataaaagtttaatttgaattacaaaatattacttcttttttttttaaaaaaaaaagttaataatatcattcttttttactacttctgtttaaaaaaatacttcattaaaaaaaatacaaaatacaatatacaatgataCAATGGTAGATCTTATTGATCAAAcaatacattttattattaataataaaacaaaaaaaataccaaattaagatatttaaattattaattaagcCCCATAATACATAGGAAGCATACGAGGTTTTACCACAACTTCCAACGGAATTTTTTTAACCGCGGTAAAACCCGGCCCTTCGGTCATATCCAACGGGTCATTATTTggtaaatcaaaatcaaatgcTTGAAGTAAACGCGCAATTGAAAGATAAGTCACTTGCATGGCCATAGTAATTCCAGGACACGATCGTCTTCCAGAGCCAAATGGTATAAACTCTAAATCTTTACCATAGACATCAACTTTTGCCTTAGTGGTTAAAAACCTCTCGGGTAAAAACTTTTCAGGCTCTGGCCAAAATTTCGGATCTTTTTGAAGTTTCCACACGTTTACAAATAAACGTGTGCCTTTTGAAATATGGTAACCAAGTACTTGACAATCAGCTAAGGCTTCGTGAACTAACATAGGTGATGGTGGATATAAACGTAATACTTCTTTAATTGTTGCTTGAAAATACATTAAGTTTTTGATGTCTGAATCTTCGATCCAACGATCTTTGCCAACTTTCGTGTCGATTTCTTCATGGACTTTTTCTAGTACATGTTTATTGTTTAGTAAGCAGGCAATAATCCATATCAAATGAACAGCTGTGGTATGTGTAGCATCTGAAACTATAGTCTGCGTGTAAATAACACATTAATCATCGTGATTGTTAGTGtacataatttaaattgaataCGTTTGAGCAGAAAATATGTATTAACCATCAAATCATATCAATCGTGGGTCCtagaaataacaataaaaatgttacaaaataataattgcaCTTTGCTCTTTTGATTATTGATATATTCTAGAtttggttaaaaagaaaaataacacaTTAATCATCatgattttcaataatttaaattagtACGTATGAGCATAAAATATGTATTACACTTCAAATCATATCAATTGTGGGTCCtagaaataacaataaaaatgttacaaaataataattgcattttGATCTCTTGATTATTGATATATTCTTAGATTTGGTCCTTCTGAAATATTTCACCTTTATTTGAGTAAAATGAGTGTTTTTATAAAGGAAGTGGTGATAATTATAAAACTATATCACCTAAAATAATGGAATAGCAGTAAAAATTGAATGATTAAGCACTTAATTATTCGTTTAATTTATGTAGATTCACAACTTGAAGGATAAAAAATGCACATGTGCACATATCAATTAATATGCTAATTAAAAAAGACTTTCTTTAGATCTTAAATTTCATGTCCCGTCAAATTAACAGAGTCAGATCAACAGTTGAAGCACATACCGACATagtataacaataacaacaataacatattcaattgTAATTTACAAGTGGGGTTTAATGAGCTGGTATATATGCAAAATCTTACTCTTATCTCGTGAAGACACAAAGACTGTTCTGATAGACTCTCACCTCAAGCAAAAACATATCAATAACATATTTAGTGTAATTTACAAGTTGGGCTTGAGGAGTTGGTGCGTACGCAACCTTACTCTTATCTTGTGAAGGCAGAGAGACTGTTCCGATAAATTCTCAACTCAAGCAAAAATGTATCAAATATGTAACACATATGTAACATACGATAATATGATAACTGAAgcaaataaaacaacatataacaCTAAAATCGAAATATAAGATAGTTGCACACTTACCAACATAGTAGCTTTGATAATAGTTTCCCTTGAATAACCATATTGGAAATCATCCTTATCTAACTCTGTTAACATTATATCAATCAAATcttgatcatcatcatcattagaATCATTATTATTCTTCCTCGTCTTAGTATGATCATCAAGCCAACGTTGAAGAATAACATCCATTTCATCAGCTATACGTTTCATCACCTTAATATTACCTTGTAAATCAAGCCATTGTAGTAATGGAATTGGAAATGCATCCTCAATACCAACTATAGCTATATAATACATCGTTTCGTTGAACGCTTTTCTAAAACGTTCCGCTTCTTCCTTCTCCTCTTCTTTATTGTTCACCTGTGTAGAACAGACCGATTCACAATTTGAACTTTATGAATTTGAAAATCTACCATATAATCTATTAGGTTCAAAATTTATTGTTGGTACGTTGTCCTCCTTTTTTTTTCGCCTTATAACTTACATATAGACTTTTTAGACTATGGTCTAATGAGTGTCGTATGAATTGACCTAATAAATGGATGGGTCATTTCAAATCGATTATGCGGATCATATTTTATGGGCTAAATTTTCCACCTCTAGTTATGGAGtaaatgtgtgtatatatatatagcgatttgaattaattaattttaaattttggattcGTCTCTACGTACCTGGCTATATCTTTTTCCACCAATCATCTTCACCGTTATGTTtaacatcatatcatcaaaCCAATGGCCAATATCAACTTTAGTAGGTACATTTTTTGCTTCATTAGCAACAAATAGTGTGTACAACTCCTTGATACTACTCTCCACTTCTGAAATTCGAACATGCTTTAGCCTCTCCAGACTCTTACTCGATAGCAAATTATTAACCACCAGTTTTCGAACCATACGCCAATAAGGTCCATAATTTGCAAATGTAAGATTTGCATGGTCATAGCCAAGATATTTACAAGAACAAGTAGCTACTCTATTAGCTAAGTTCTTGTCTTGTGTAGTAAAGCATTCTTTTATTGCTTCATAACTACTCACAACGGCTATTGGGAACATCCCTTGACGGACGGTGAAAACTGGCCCATACTTATCTGCTAACGCACCTAGGGTATGGGCCAGTGGAATTTCACCGTCCTTGTTGCTCCTATTGCGACCGTCTAACGTGTCGCTTAGGATTTGAGGGAGGTGGCCTATAATTGGCCATGCTCCTGGAAGTTGTGGAGGGGGTGGACCAAATTTTTTGCTATTTTTCCAAGTTTTTGCTTTTCTTATGAGAAATAATAGGAAGAAAAAAACTAGAATTCCAATAATAGCTTCAACATGTGAAAGAATGTGAATTTCCATTGGacaaaaggggaaaaaaaagagattgaGATAGAAGAGAATGTATTGGTTTGATTGGGTTTTTGAACTATATATTTAGGCTTGATATATAAGTAACCtaactaaattttatttggacACTCGAATTCATACTTGTTCTAGTTACGcatctaattatatttttaacaaaCGTAAATTTTCGATACAGAATTTGAAAAAAGTTCTAATGTGTTACTGGACACTCAAACTAAGGCTTGTTCTAATTACGCATCTAATTACATTTCTATCAAATACACTTTCGattaagaatttcaaaaaaaagttcaaatatgtTATCAAGTGTCgattatttaaataagtttataacTGCGTCAATTATCACTTCTTTTAATCATATGTATTTGTTTCAATAATTCGTAAAACCTTAAATCTATACAAATTAAgattgataataatatatttaatgtaattaaCTTAACTATCTCGTAAACGGTCGAGAATATAGACGGTACTATGTGCttgatgaatattttataagtaataatGATTTGATCCAATTATTGGGTCTAAATTAttgaaagtaaaaatataattctgtAGTGATTCCACTAAGGTGAATTGGAAAACATCTTTATTCGATTACGATAGGTAAAGATTGGCATGCATtattgttaaataaaattatttcgttcgttttaatttgtttatcttatattttagttttgatcATTTTGTCAGTATTTGCAAAATCTTCTTAAAGAAATCAAATGATTTCACCAATATCTATGtagccatatatatatattagaatacAAACAGAGATTGTATCgtttaatttatcatattttcaaattatggctaaaaaacaaaaacacataCCATTATTAAAATATCTAGATATGAGTATTCAAATGATATGCAcgtaatactaataaaataaaatcatgtacTTCTAGGCAAAATGaataaagttaataaatttgaaggttaaaaaattatttgatgttATATGGATTGGATTGAAACATGCAGACAAGTtcgtttattattttataatttatttaagcaattaataattttttttcaatagtatataacatatcaaataaaaaatatattatcaagATTTTCCACGTTTCGATTTGTCCTGTGCATtaatcaaacttttaaataagCTGAATTAAAtgaatcaaaattaataaataaatgaattattgaTCCGCTTAAATTCGGGTGGTTCATATTATCGTGGGCTAAGATTTCTATCCCTAACTGCAGTTTGCAGTAGACATAGTGTATCTAGAGGGGCTCCGTGAGTTCACGTGAATCCATGATCTCCTCTCTAGATTATATATAGTAAtggtttttttaagaaaatatagagGTGTGAACTCACGTTAAAAGTAACATACTATGTTAATGATTGGGTGCACATCTCtaacaaaaatagaaattgaaatcttatatctattttatttttgttagtaaTACCGTCAAAGTAGTTATTTGTAACACTTTTGACATttcaattaacttttttttttgctttaatctttcaaaaattttaagtgTGTAACATTTGAAAattcctaaaagaaaaattagcacgataatcttttttatatatataatttaatttaatgtgtatattaaaatttaaaactagtaATATATGTTGGACTTacaatttctaaaatttaaaacatttctttGTTAAAAATGTAAGATCAAATCGATCAAATTTATatcttaaatataatttttccatAACAGTACACCCATTCTTCTGATTTCTTGAATGGAAACAGTTATACATTGTATACCTTTGGAATGTACAATTCACATTTTGTATATCTTAAGTGCAGCAGTTGAATCACATTTGTTTTGTTGTATACCATTGACATATACATTATGTGACTTGTATTACTTTGAGGTGCACAATAATGTGCATATTTATTAGGTActtgttaaaaaaaagtttcCTAATTAGTGTTGAGtgtaacatattttaaaatttgtttttttagatATTCAGTATATGTTCTGTGTTTTGTCAATATGAGATTCATCTAGAATGTTATATATAGTACCTTTCTCCCGAACTCTGGGTTTTCGTTGGGATTTGTCCCACTATCATTTAAGATTGTATGTAGAGTGATTCTGCTCGATACAATATGTAAGAATCCAACTTATAAGTGATATTATTCGCTTTGGATCTagattcatataattttaattgaaaaatttaCGTAAATgtactatattaaaaaaatatttaagacttGCTTCTTTGCATACCAACATATCTTCCATATCTTATCCATGTAAAATTTGTCTAGGATTGTTAATCATAATCCATTTTGCTTTTAATTAtgtaaataaaagagaaaactCGTTGGAAGATAGTAAGtagttcatttttaaaaatgattgtgataaatttaatttcatttgttttgtttatataatcaagatttttattttttttaatacaactAATCTCTGTTTTATTAATTTCCATCTAATGTCTGGTACCAAATGTATTCGAACCCAATATAGTTGgattccacattacatggctcGGAATCCACATTACATGGCTCATTTGAAGGGGTAACACTCATAATATGATTTTCTGTTGTGAAGGGCTCAAATCTGAATCCTCTAATAGAAGGATCCCAACCATTTTATTACGActgaatttttaatttaactttgtttGTTGGATACTGCGTTTTGTAACAAAAAAAACTCCAAATGGATTCAGAATTAATAAGAACCCGTTGGAAATCTCTTAGCTgcaattatattttaaaaaaatcttttcatttttaataaaatacattattagttgcaattaattgaaaattaataaatttctaGTTTATGTAATTGTACTTCTTCCGTCCTAATTTATGACatgttatttaaga
Proteins encoded in this window:
- the LOC107022785 gene encoding cytochrome P450 82C2-like, with the protein product MEIHILSHVEAIIGILVFFFLLFLIRKAKTWKNSKKFGPPPPQLPGAWPIIGHLPQILSDTLDGRNRSNKDGEIPLAHTLGALADKYGPVFTVRQGMFPIAVVSSYEAIKECFTTQDKNLANRVATCSCKYLGYDHANLTFANYGPYWRMVRKLVVNNLLSSKSLERLKHVRISEVESSIKELYTLFVANEAKNVPTKVDIGHWFDDMMLNITVKMIGGKRYSQVNNKEEEKEEAERFRKAFNETMYYIAIVGIEDAFPIPLLQWLDLQGNIKVMKRIADEMDVILQRWLDDHTKTRKNNNDSNDDDDQDLIDIMLTELDKDDFQYGYSRETIIKATMLTIVSDATHTTAVHLIWIIACLLNNKHVLEKVHEEIDTKVGKDRWIEDSDIKNLMYFQATIKEVLRLYPPSPMLVHEALADCQVLGYHISKGTRLFVNVWKLQKDPKFWPEPEKFLPERFLTTKAKVDVYGKDLEFIPFGSGRRSCPGITMAMQVTYLSIARLLQAFDFDLPNNDPLDMTEGPGFTAVKKIPLEVVVKPRMLPMYYGA